CTTTGGACAACCGAGTTGCAGGTAATGGAAATGGATAGGATGGTTTATCACACCTTAAAAGGTCTTACAGAAAGTTACTTTAAAGCTACCGGAAATGAAGAATTAGCTTCTCAGATGATGCAATTCGCTCAATACTTTGGAGAAAAAACTGAAGTATTGCCGCCTTCAGATTCCAATAAAAATTCTTAACTGAAATGGTAAAGAGCCCTGATAATAATGAAATTATTATGCGGTTAACCGCTCTTTGGGCTTTTACCGAAGCAGGGCTTGGAGGAGTTTTACATTTATTCAAATCTCCATTCAGTGGCTTAATGCTTTGTGGATTGTCTATTATTTTCCTATCCATGATAGCTAAATATTCAAACTATTCCTCCAGAGTAATTATCAGGTCATTGGTTCTTGTTGTATTTATAAAAATGCTGGTTTCCCCGCATTCCGGGGTAACTGCTTACTTTGCTGTTGCTTTTCAGGGACTTCTGGCAGCTTTTATTTTTGGAACATTTAAAGACTCTAACTTAGCGTTGTACCTTTTCGGTATAATAGCAATGGTGGAGTCTGCCATACAGAGACTGATTGTACTTACGGTGCTTTTCGGAATGCAATTCTGGGAGGCAATTAACGAATTTGGTAATTTTGTG
The genomic region above belongs to Chitinophagaceae bacterium and contains:
- a CDS encoding gliding motility protein GldC, translated to MSKNKVVKESKIEISVGLDEEQVPSRILWKAEDNPDAKEDLEAKGMFLSFFDKESRDTLRIDLWTTELQVMEMDRMVYHTLKGLTESYFKATGNEELASQMMQFAQYFGEKTEVLPPSDSNKNS